Part of the Planctomycetia bacterium genome, AGCCGCGCCGCAGAAGGCGGCGGGCCTGAATGCGTTCGAGCCGGCGAAGGTTGAGTTTTTCGAAAAGCGAATTCGGCCGATCTTGGTCGATAATTGCTACAACTGCCACTCTGCAGACACGAACTCCCGCGGCGGTCTGCGGGTCGACGATCGCAACGGCCTCATCAATGGTGGCGAACATGGTGCGGCGATCGTGCCGGGCCGGCCGGAGGAGAGCTTGCTGCTGAAGGCGGTGAGCTATACCGACCCAAAGCTGCAGATGCCGCCGAAGAAGCAACTCACGGCGGAGCAAGTCGCCGACTTGCGCAAATGGATCGGCGACGGCGCGGCTTGGCCGGGCGTCGACGAGGAAGCGGCGACGACGACCGACACGCCCGAAGACTACGAACGACTGCGACGCAAGCACTGGGCTTGGCAACCACTGAAGTCGCCGGCCGTGCCGAACGTCCGCGACACGGCGTGGCCGCGCGACGACCTCGACCGCTTCATTCTCGTGGGTCTCGAAGCCGCGAAGCTCGCGCCGGTCGCCGATGCCGAGCGTCTTGTCCTGATTCGCCGGCTGTCGTTCGACCTCACCGGACTTCCACCGACTCCGAGCGACATCGATCTGTTCACGGCCGATGCTTCGCCTGACGCCGTGGCGAAGCTCGTCGATCGGCTGTTGGCGTCGCCGGCTTTCGGCGAGCGCTGGGGACGCCACTGGCTTGACGTGGCCCGCTACGCCGAATCGACGGGGCCGTCGCGCAACATTCCGTATCCGCACGCCTGGCGCTATCGCGACTACGTGATCGATGCCGTGAACGACGACAAACCGTACGACCTGTTCATCCGCGAGCAGATCGCCGGCGACTTGCTCCTCGCCGCTACGCCAGCCGAGCGCGATGAAAAGCTGATCGCCACCGGCTTTCTGGCGCTCGGGGTGAAGGACGTGAACCAACGGTTCAAGGTCCGTTTCACGATGGACAACATCGACGAACAGATCGACACGGTCACACGCTCGGTGCTCGCCCTGACGGCCAGCTGCGCTCGCTGCCACGACCATAAGTACGACCCGATCCCCGCGACCGATTACTACGCGCTCGCCGGCATCTTCCACAGCACCGATCAGTGCGCGGGAGTGCGCAACAAGATGGGCGGATCCGGGCTCGACTACTACGACACGAAGATGCTCCTCACCTTGAGCGCTCCGCAGACCGCAGAAGAGGCCGAGCAGCGCAGCGCCGCTATGGCGACGCGAGCCAGGAAGATCGCGGAACTGAAGCTGCGCGTCGCCGAGGCCAAGGCGGAACTCAAGCAACTTGTCGACCTGCATGATAAGAGTAAGCGGCAAGCCGGCGAGAAGGACAAGCTGGCCGACCAGAAAAAGAAGAATAAGGAACAGAAGAAGGAACCTGCCGGCGGCGACGAGAACCTGAAGAACGCGCGACAAAAGACGAACAAGCTGCAAGCCGAACTGGCGGCGCTGGAAGATCCTGCGCTCGACAAGAGCATCGCCCTCGGGGTGCGGGAAGCCGTGCAGGTCGGCGACACGCAGTTGCGCATCCGGGGCGAAGCCGAAAAGCTCGGACCTGTCATACCTCGTGGATTTCTCACGACCGTCTCGTTCGCCGGTGCTCCGAAGATCGAGCCGCGCACGAGCGGACGACTCGAACTCGCCCACTGGCTCACCGCGCCGCAGAATCCGCTAACGTCGCGTGTGATGGTCAATCGGGTCTGGCGGCACTTGTTCGGCCGCGGGATCGTGTCGAGCGTCGATAACTTCGGCACGACCGGCGATACCCCTTCGCATCCGGAACTGCTTGATCACTTGGCAGGGCGATTCGTGCGGAACGGCTGGTCGGTGAAGAAGCTCGTCCGCGCGATCGTGCTGAGTCGTGCCTACCAACTCAGCGCGGCGACGACTCCCGCCCACCTCTTGGCCGACCCGGCGAATCGGCTCATCTGGCGGCATGCCCCGCGCCGACTCGAAGCGGAAGAGATTCGCGACGCGACGCTCGCCGCGGCCGGCAAGCTCGATCTCAAGCGACCGCATGCCTCCCCGGCACGCGATTTCCAAATGGTTGAGCTCGCCAACAACGGCGGGCTCGCCAAAGACATCACCGCCGCGGCTCAAGCCAGCGTCCATCGGAGCGTCTACCTGCCGCTGCTGCGCGATGTCACGCCGACCTCGCTCGAAGTGTTCGACTTTGCCCAACAAGGTATGGTCACCGGCAGCCGCGACGTGACGACCGTCGCTTCTCAAGCCCTCTATTCGCTGAACGATCCGTTCGTCCGCCGACAAGCCGGCACGATGGCCGAAGGACTGCTCGCCGAATCGTCGTACGATGATGCGGCACGCATTCGCGCGGCGTATCGCACGGCAGTCGGACGTGCGCCGACCGACGCCGAAACGGCCCGAGGTTTGCGATTCGTCGCGGAATATGAAACCTCGCTGAAGAACGCAGCCCGGCCGGCGACCAAGCAGGTCGCAGCGCAGCAGGCCGCGATGAAGCCGAAGCAACCCCAGGTCGTCGCGGTGTCACCGGGCCCACCCCCTTCGGGCTCGTCGCCGAAGCCGGCCGCGAATCCCGATCCCGATGCGGTGGTGCCGGTCGAGGCCGATCGGTCGGACAAGCCGCTCCCTACGCTCGACCCGCGCACGACCGCCTGGGCCGCGTTTTGCCAAGCGCTCATCGGTTCGGCCGAATTCCGCTACGTTCGTTAGTCGAGTCCCGTTCCGCTCGTTCCTAGTCGCCCCGATCCGAAAACATCTTCATGACGAAGTCGAACATGTCGCAGCCACCGTTTTCGCCGTTCGCTTCTCTACTCTCGCGCCGCACCGCTTTGAAGTCGGCGAGCGCAGGGTTCGGCTATCTCGCGCTCCGCGGCCTCTTCGCCGCTCAGGCCCAGGCCGCTGAAACGAAGAGCACTGAAACAATGGTCGCCGCGCCGGCTCCCGGCCCGCTCGCGCAGAAGCCGCATCACTTCCCGGTGAAGGCCAAGCGAATCATCTTCCTGTTCATGCAGGGTGCGACCTCGCAGATGGACACGTGGGAGTACAAGCCGCAATTGCAGAAAGACGATCAAAAGGTCTCGCCCGGCGGCGGGGTGCTCACGGCATCGAAGTTCAAGTTCGCGCAACACGGACTAACCGGCACGTGGCTCTCCGAACTCTATCCGCACATGACGAAGCAGGTCGACAAGCTCTGCTTCCTCCGCGGCCTGCATACCGACACGCCGGCCCATCCGCAGGCGGTCATTCAACTACACACCGGGTCGGCGCTCGCCTCGCTCACGCGCCCCTCGCTCGGCGCTTGGCTGATGTATGGGCTCGGTACGGAGAACCAAGAGCTGCCGGGCTACGTCACCGTGAACCCGCCGCCGAATTTCGGCGGCGCGGTGAACTATGGCAGCGCGTTTCTTCCGGCGCACTTTCAAGGAACCAAGATCAGCGACACCGGTCATCTACCGAACCTGTTGCCGCAAACGCCGACGGCGTTGCAGCGCAAACAGATCGACTTGATCCAGGCGATGAATCGCGACTTGAAGCAAACGCCCGGCGCTCCGGAAGAGCTCGACGGCGTGATCGAGTCTTATGAGTTGGCCTTCAAGATGCAGCGGCAAGTCCCCGAGCTACTCGATCTCACGAACGAGCCGCAGCACGTGCTTGACGCCTATGGCGTGAAGCACGGCACGTCGGGCGGCTTCGCGAGGCAATGTATCATGGCCCGGCGGTTGAGCGAGGCGGGGGTGCGGTTCGTCGAGATCTGCCATCCCGGCTGGGATCAGCATAGCGATCTCCATAAAGGACTCATTCGCAACAGCGCCGCGACCGATCAACCGACCGCCGCTCTCTTAGCCGATCTCGAGCAACGAGGCCTGCTCGACGAAACGCTCGTGTTGTTCGGCAGCGAATTCGGCCGGCTGCCGACCGCGCAGGGCCCCGATGGCCGCGACCACAACATCACCGGCTACCCGATGTGGCTCGTCGGCGCCGGCGTGAAGCCGGGCTTCTCGTACGGCGCGACCGACGAATACGGTCGACACGCCGTCGAAGGACGCATGCACACCAACGATCTCCACGCGACGCTCTTGGCACTGATGGGCCTCGATCACGAAGCGCTGACCTACCCGTATGCCGGCCGCGACTTCCGCCTGACCGACGTCGCCGGCAAGGTCTGTCGCGGGATCATGGCTTAGGGCCGGCCCCGAGCGCAGCGGCTTTCTTCTTTGCCGCCTTGCGCGATCGCGTCGACCCCGGGGTCGTCGATGGCTCGCTTGTACGTCGCCGCCGCCTCTACGGCGCGAAGTCCTATCGTGATTTCGAGTGGGAATGCGAGGTGAAGTTGCAGGGAACCGAAGCCAACGCCGGAGGGCAGTTCCGCAACACGATGTTCGATCCCGCGACGCATCTGCTGACCGGTCCACAAGCCGACATCGGCCGCACCGGCAAAACCGGTCACGGCGGGCTGTGGTGTCAAATTGGTCCGCGCATGGGGTCGTCGCACGGCAACCGCGGAATCGTCTCCTTTAAGAAGCCCGCGTCACGGCCTCGATCAGAAGCAGGTGCGATGGTTCGTCGATCAGGAAAGCGGTAAGACGCTCAAGCGTCCGAAATTCGAAGAGCTTCAGAAGGCGATCTTCTCCGGTGAGATCAAGACGGTCATCGTCTGGAAACTCGACCGGTTGAGCCGTCGACTCAAAGACGGGGTCTGCGTCCTTGCCGAAGCGGGCGGCGAATTCAAGTACTCGGCCGAGGTGACTAGCACCGTGATCGAGATGTCCGAGACCGAGGCGGGCCGGACGTACTACGCGATGAAGCGCGACTCGCTGCTGAAGCGGGCTGCAACGGGAGAGGCTTCGCAAGCGCGATATACGGTTGCGGCCGATGTGTCGATCGCGGATGTCGCGACGATGGCTGCCCGGATGGAACCGCACGCAGTCCGGGCTGAGACGGCCGGGCGGAAGCGAAACGTATCGCGGCGGAAGCGGAGGCGTATCGGGAGCAACTGACCTGCCCCCACGCATGATACCAAGTGTTGCGTTAGTTTCTCCGTGAATCAAGCTTTGTCTTTTCGCGTAGCGTAGCGTAGCGAAAAGACCAAGCTTGAACGGCCTCGGGAGCCGGGGGTCGTCATCTGCGGCGGGCGACCAAACGCGAGGCCCCGGCCTTGGACATCTTCGATGAGGGTCGCCAAGACGGTGACATGAACGACTTTTGCGACCCTCGTTTTCTTGCGTGGTTCATGGAACAATTTAAGGCGAGTTCGCACGACATTTTGCCGGTAGGCGTCGCGGCGCAGATCTGCGGCTGAACGCGCCAAGGAACTCGGCAAGCGTGCACAAGGGACAAGATTCCTTCGCTCGCGTGGTGCTGGAAGCCGCGACGGCACTACGTCGTGCCGGTGATTGACCTCGTGCAATGGCACGCGCAGCGGCCAGATATGAACCTGAATTCGTAAGCGGCCGGGGCGACGTGTCTCAACTCGTGTATTGCAACGCTCGGCAGCGATCTAGAGCGCGTCGGCCCATACGTCATGTGCAAGAAGTGCCACCGCATGAAGTCGGTGAGCAAACTGAAAATCGGAGAAAGCGGAATGCATTAGGCGTGCGACGGAACAGGCTGTACGGCAGGCCGCATCATCCTCGGTGCGACACTTCAGCCCGAATTTCACTGCGGCCCCCACTTGGAACGCTCGCCGATCAATTTGAGCGAAGTTCCGCCGGCCGAATATCAAATCAAAGCGGGAAAGTAATCCCAGTCCGCAAACTCGCCACGGCGCGGTGACGCCGGATCCCGAAATTCAGCGGTTTGGTGTTCGGCCTGACACTTGCATAGGAAAGTAAAGGCGCCGCCGTCGACTTCCATTCCGAAGTCGTGAACATCTGCTTCCGGCGGCCGTCGAAATCGAATTTCAACGGAATCCGTCCGTGTCTCTCGTGGAAGAACCATCTCCGCTTGCGCCGCTCCGCTCGCGCGACTACCGCCGTTTATTTGTGGCCATCTCGCTCGGCACGATGGCCGGTCGTGCGTTAGCCGTCGTCTTGGGATACGAGGTCTTTGCGCTAACCGGGAGCACTTTGGCGCTGGGAGGCATGGGTCTAGCCGCGGCCGTCCCGGCGATCTTCGGTGCGCTCTACGGTGGTCATATCGCCGATCGATATCTGCGGCGCAGTATCCTGCAAGTCACCTTCGGGATCCTGTGCCTTTGCGCGATCGCGCTGACGCTATCCAAGGCGTTCTACACCGGCGGCGGGGAGCTATGGATCTTCTACGCGGCGGTGTTCGTCGCGGCCGGGGCTAAAGGCTTTCTCGACCCTGCGGCGACCGGCCTCGAAGCACAAGTCGTCCCGCACGAGCAGCTGGTGAGCACTGCAGTGCTGACCGCCACCTGCTGGTTGATCGGCGCCACCGTCGGTCCGCTCTTGGGAGGAGCCTCGTTCGCGTGGATGGGACCGGTCGGCAGCTACGCCATGATCGCAGCTCTCTGCGCGGGAGCTTGTCTCGCCGTAACCCGAATCGGACCGGTGCCGGTTCAACATGCCCCCGTCGACCAGTCGGCGTGGAGCAGCATCGTCGACGGTGTGTCCTATGTCGCCGGGAGACAGGTGCTTTGGGCTTCGATGGCGCTCGACCTATTTGCCGTCTTGTTCGGCGGCACCATCGCCATGCTTCCCGCATTCGCCGGTGAAGTGCTGCATGTCGGCCCTCTCGGCTTGGGCGCGCTCAATGCCGCACCGACGATTGGCGCACTCGCGGCGATGCTGTGGTCGACGCACGCTCCACCGATTCGGCATGCCGGCCGCAATCTGTTGACGACCGTCGCCGGGTTCGGCGCGGCGATGATCATCTTCGCGATTTCCGAATCGTTTACGTTGTCCATCGCGGCGCTGTTTTTCAGCGGCATCTTCGACGGCTTCAGCGAGGTCATTCGTCGCTCGATGTTGCGGCTACTGTCGCCCGACCGCCTGCGGGGACGGATTGCGTCGGTAAATATGTTATTCGTGGGAACCTCGAACGAGTTGGGGGCGTTGGAGAGTGGGCTCGCCGCGGCGATGTTCGGGCTTGTGCGTTCGGTTTGGCTCGGAGGCGCAGCGGCCCTCTGCATCGTCGCCGTCACGGCGATCGCCGCTCCAAGGCTTCGTCGTCTCCAACTTGATCCGCCTCGGCGGTCGCGCCGCCTTCGGAAACAGATCTCCGAGCAGGAACAAACCGTGAAAAAGAATCAAACGCTTCAACGCTTCGCGTGAACCCCTTACTGGAAAGGTCCGCATATCAGACCGCGGCGACATTCCATGCACCTCGAATCTCCCATTTCAGGATTTACGACATTCGGCGAGGAGCGCCTGCGGCAATCGATCGTGCTGGTCTTCAATCCGAAGTCGGGCAAAGGGAAGAGCGAGGCCAGGATGCGGGAGTTGGCCGTGGCCGTGCAAGCTCGCAATATCGACCCGATTTGCCTCGACGCAAACGACTCGGCGATCGAAGAGCTGCGCAAACGGCATGCCTTGAGAAAACTATCGGCAGTTGTCGTATGCGGCGGAGACGGCACGCTGAATAGCGTTCTGAACTGCGCACCGCCGGACCTACCGATCGCCGTGTTTCCCTGCGGTACGTCGAACCTGATGTCGCGCCGAATTCGAATGCCCTGCAACCCGCAGGCCGCAGCTCGGGTCTTAGCTGCGCGCAAGGTGCAGAAGTTCGATTGCGGCCGTGTCGGGGAGCGGCTCTTTCTACTGACATTGAGTGCCGGGTTCGATGCCGCGATCACACACTGCTTGGAGGCGCAGCGGCATGGGCCGATTAACCGCCTCTCGTTCGTCGCACCGATCTACCACTCCATTCGCGAGTACGACTTTCCACAACTGCGAATCACGGCGCGTCGCGACGGCATCACGCCGAAGTCGGTGGGCAGCACGGTGGAATACGTGAGCCGTTGGTGCTTTATCCAGAATCTTCCCGGCTATGCGCTGCTGCTTAACTTCACGCCGCGAGCCGATGGGCGCGACGGCCTGCTCGACTATTGCCTATTCGAACGACCTGGATTTCTGAACGGGTTGTTCTTTATCTATCGCGTGTTGTTAGGGCGGCATCGATTGCTCAAAGATTGCCATGTCGGCCGCAGCCAGTCGATTCACGTCGAGTGTCTCGACCCTTCGAAGACGGTCTCAGTACAGCTCGACGGCGAAGACGCCGGGACATTACCGATCGACGTGGAAGTCGTGCCGAACCGGGCGACGTTCATCATTCCATAAAACGCGTTGCGGTGTGATGCGCGCCGGATCGTTGACCTGCCCCCGGTACTGATACCAAGTGTGATGTTAGGACTCGGATGAATCAAGCTTGGTCTTTTCGCGGAGCGCAGCGTAGCGAAAAGACCAAGCTTGAACGGCCTCAGGTGCCGGGGTCGGTAGCCGAGCAAGCTGTGCGGCCGGATCGTGTTGTACTCTCTCCGCCACCGTTCGATGAGCATCTTCGCCTCCCGGAGCGTGTCGAAGATCTCACGCTCCAAGAGTTCATCTCGCAGCTTACCGTTAAACGATTCGACGTAGCCGTTCTCCCAAGGACTCCCCGGTTCGATGTAGAGCGTCTTGACGTCGATCCGTTGGAAACATTCGGCTAATCGTACTGAAACGACTACCGGCTGAGGCGGTTAGTTCGGAAGCGTTTCGTGAGTCTACGGACTGAAGTCCCTCCGCTCACGACGGGGTCACGCGGAAGTTGTCGCCTCCGTCGTCGGGTTCGGTTCCTTCCTGTTGCTAGATGTATTCGCGGATCGCCTCGTCCGTGATGTTGCCGCTGGAGGCCACGAAATAGCCCCGAGCCCAGAGATGCCGACCCCAATACTGCTTGTGCAGATGTTGGAACTCTCCCAGCAGCTTCCGCGACGTCTTCCCCTTGATCGCCTGCATGATCTTGCTCGGCGACAAGTTCGGAGGACAGGATAACAGCACGTGCAAGTGGTCGCTCGACACCGAACCTTCCACGATCTCGATCTCAAGCGTCCGACAGATTTCTCGAACCAGTCTACGTAGACGAATTCCTACCTCGCCCGACAAAACCGCCTTACAATACTTCGGGATCCACACGAAGTGGTACTTGAGATCGAACCGGCTATGAGCTCCCGTCCGATAACGCTCCATAGACTGACAGTTTTTCCCATCACACTCACGTCCTAAAGGTTTCGCCTGAAGGCGAGGGGTTTAGACCCATCGCAGGGACACTAAATCGCAGTCGTGAGTTTGTAACAATTAAAAACACGCTCCAAAACGATGCCGGTAATTACCGTACCGATTCAGGAAATACCGCGTTTCTTCGCAATTCTTCGCATTGACTCGCAAAGGTTTGCAAATGCGTGCCGAGTAGGTAAACTACTTTGTACACAATGACTTCCGAGTTTTTCAGCAGGTCCGTTTTAAGCGACTACGGAACCGAAGGTTAGTGGTTCGAGCCCACTAGGGTGTACTTGCTATAACTCGTTTATAGCGTTCGGTTTCTGAGTCGGGCCGTTTCTTTTGCCCGGCACAGTTTCTCTAGAAAATTGTGGTAGTACTACCACAATTAGGAGGAATTCGTGTCGCGTCAGGGGAAGAAGGTCCCATCGTACGGCCTGCATAAGCCCACAGGCCAAGCCCGCATTCTCGTCGGCGGGAAGAGTATCTATCTGGGCAAGCATGTCTCCAATGAGAGCTATGAGACTTACGCTCGGTGGGTCGCCAAGCTGGCGATCGAGCCGGAGCCGGTCGCTCTGCGGCTGAAGTCGCCCGACGTCCTGCACGAGCTGACGCTCAATGAGCTCCTGATCCGTTACCTTCGTTACGCCAACGGCTACTATCGTTGGAAAGTGGAGCGTACACGAGAGTAAGCCAGCACAAGCTGTCGCGCCAGCCGTAACTGACTCAGCTTGAGTCGGAGTCGAGCCATTTCTTGAAGGCTTACCGCGAAGGTTTTCTTGCCTCGTTCGCGATTTCTTCTCGGATTTTTATTGCCTATCGCCATAGTCACGCTACGCTATGACTACGACCATAGTCAGATTTGTCGTCACGCACCCGAGCCTTTTCCATGCCCGAACAAAAAGCGATTCTCGGTTCGACCGAAATTGAAATTCTGCGTTATCTCGGCGATCGATCCGCGATGAGCGTCGGCGAGGTAGCCGATCATTTCGCACAGACGACGGGACAGGCCCGCACCACGATCCTCACGATCATGGAGCGCCTGCGTAAGAAAGGATATCTCACGCGGAAACAAGTCAAAGGTGTGTATCACTACTCTCCTAAAGTATCGAAGCAAGATTTCCTGCGAGGCTTGGTGCGAACGTTCGTCGGCAACACTCTCGGCGGCTCCGTCTCGCCGTTCGTGGCGTATCTCTCCGAAAGCGGTCCGGTTTCCGATCAAGATCTCGAACACTTGAAACAACTCGTCAAGGAACTCGAGCAAGATCGCAAGCGAGGCGGCAAATGAGCTTCGGCGGCGACATGCTTGATCTCTGGGCTACGGCGCTGTGGCGCGCGAGTTGGCAGGGAGGGCTCGCAGTATTCTTCGTTGCGCTAGTGTGCCGGCTCAGGCCTTCGATTCCAGCTAGGTTTCAATGCTGGATGTGGCGGCTCGTGCTGTTGAAGTTCGTAATTGCATTCGTGTGGACCGCTCCCGTCGAAATACCGGTACTCGCTTGTATCGATCCGATCGTGTCCGCGGAAGTCGGCGCGCCGATTCCATTCAGCGACATGCAGGACGAAAGCAAGTCGACCGTTGACGAGCGAACTCCGAGCTATGGCCCGTTGCTGCTGATCCCCTTTGCGATGTGGGCTGCGATCGTCGCCTGGCAGATGGTTCGCATTTTCGTTTCTTGCCGCAATGCTCGGTTGCTCATAAGTCGTT contains:
- a CDS encoding BlaI/MecI/CopY family transcriptional regulator codes for the protein MPEQKAILGSTEIEILRYLGDRSAMSVGEVADHFAQTTGQARTTILTIMERLRKKGYLTRKQVKGVYHYSPKVSKQDFLRGLVRTFVGNTLGGSVSPFVAYLSESGPVSDQDLEHLKQLVKELEQDRKRGGK
- a CDS encoding DUF1501 domain-containing protein codes for the protein MSQPPFSPFASLLSRRTALKSASAGFGYLALRGLFAAQAQAAETKSTETMVAAPAPGPLAQKPHHFPVKAKRIIFLFMQGATSQMDTWEYKPQLQKDDQKVSPGGGVLTASKFKFAQHGLTGTWLSELYPHMTKQVDKLCFLRGLHTDTPAHPQAVIQLHTGSALASLTRPSLGAWLMYGLGTENQELPGYVTVNPPPNFGGAVNYGSAFLPAHFQGTKISDTGHLPNLLPQTPTALQRKQIDLIQAMNRDLKQTPGAPEELDGVIESYELAFKMQRQVPELLDLTNEPQHVLDAYGVKHGTSGGFARQCIMARRLSEAGVRFVEICHPGWDQHSDLHKGLIRNSAATDQPTAALLADLEQRGLLDETLVLFGSEFGRLPTAQGPDGRDHNITGYPMWLVGAGVKPGFSYGATDEYGRHAVEGRMHTNDLHATLLALMGLDHEALTYPYAGRDFRLTDVAGKVCRGIMA
- a CDS encoding DUF1080 domain-containing protein → MRDRVDPGVVDGSLVRRRRLYGAKSYRDFEWECEVKLQGTEANAGGQFRNTMFDPATHLLTGPQADIGRTGKTGHGGLWCQIGPRMGSSHGNRGIVSFKKPASRPRSEAGAMVRRSGKR
- the tnpA gene encoding IS200/IS605 family transposase, whose amino-acid sequence is MERYRTGAHSRFDLKYHFVWIPKYCKAVLSGEVGIRLRRLVREICRTLEIEIVEGSVSSDHLHVLLSCPPNLSPSKIMQAIKGKTSRKLLGEFQHLHKQYWGRHLWARGYFVASSGNITDEAIREYI
- a CDS encoding recombinase family protein, whose amino-acid sequence is MVRAWGRRTATAESSPLRSPRHGLDQKQVRWFVDQESGKTLKRPKFEELQKAIFSGEIKTVIVWKLDRLSRRLKDGVCVLAEAGGEFKYSAEVTSTVIEMSETEAGRTYYAMKRDSLLKRAATGEASQARYTVAADVSIADVATMAARMEPHAVRAETAGRKRNVSRRKRRRIGSN
- a CDS encoding PSD1 and planctomycete cytochrome C domain-containing protein, which codes for MPHSFPPAPLAIRRLFGSVLCLFAHGLLTLSLFIVACCCASGFAAAPNEQAAPQKAAGLNAFEPAKVEFFEKRIRPILVDNCYNCHSADTNSRGGLRVDDRNGLINGGEHGAAIVPGRPEESLLLKAVSYTDPKLQMPPKKQLTAEQVADLRKWIGDGAAWPGVDEEAATTTDTPEDYERLRRKHWAWQPLKSPAVPNVRDTAWPRDDLDRFILVGLEAAKLAPVADAERLVLIRRLSFDLTGLPPTPSDIDLFTADASPDAVAKLVDRLLASPAFGERWGRHWLDVARYAESTGPSRNIPYPHAWRYRDYVIDAVNDDKPYDLFIREQIAGDLLLAATPAERDEKLIATGFLALGVKDVNQRFKVRFTMDNIDEQIDTVTRSVLALTASCARCHDHKYDPIPATDYYALAGIFHSTDQCAGVRNKMGGSGLDYYDTKMLLTLSAPQTAEEAEQRSAAMATRARKIAELKLRVAEAKAELKQLVDLHDKSKRQAGEKDKLADQKKKNKEQKKEPAGGDENLKNARQKTNKLQAELAALEDPALDKSIALGVREAVQVGDTQLRIRGEAEKLGPVIPRGFLTTVSFAGAPKIEPRTSGRLELAHWLTAPQNPLTSRVMVNRVWRHLFGRGIVSSVDNFGTTGDTPSHPELLDHLAGRFVRNGWSVKKLVRAIVLSRAYQLSAATTPAHLLADPANRLIWRHAPRRLEAEEIRDATLAAAGKLDLKRPHASPARDFQMVELANNGGLAKDITAAAQASVHRSVYLPLLRDVTPTSLEVFDFAQQGMVTGSRDVTTVASQALYSLNDPFVRRQAGTMAEGLLAESSYDDAARIRAAYRTAVGRAPTDAETARGLRFVAEYETSLKNAARPATKQVAAQQAAMKPKQPQVVAVSPGPPPSGSSPKPAANPDPDAVVPVEADRSDKPLPTLDPRTTAWAAFCQALIGSAEFRYVR
- a CDS encoding MFS transporter gives rise to the protein MSLVEEPSPLAPLRSRDYRRLFVAISLGTMAGRALAVVLGYEVFALTGSTLALGGMGLAAAVPAIFGALYGGHIADRYLRRSILQVTFGILCLCAIALTLSKAFYTGGGELWIFYAAVFVAAGAKGFLDPAATGLEAQVVPHEQLVSTAVLTATCWLIGATVGPLLGGASFAWMGPVGSYAMIAALCAGACLAVTRIGPVPVQHAPVDQSAWSSIVDGVSYVAGRQVLWASMALDLFAVLFGGTIAMLPAFAGEVLHVGPLGLGALNAAPTIGALAAMLWSTHAPPIRHAGRNLLTTVAGFGAAMIIFAISESFTLSIAALFFSGIFDGFSEVIRRSMLRLLSPDRLRGRIASVNMLFVGTSNELGALESGLAAAMFGLVRSVWLGGAAALCIVAVTAIAAPRLRRLQLDPPRRSRRLRKQISEQEQTVKKNQTLQRFA